CTTCAGGAAATCCAGCTCATTTGGTGATGTTCACTCGCGGGAGTGAGCGTGCGCGCCGTGGGCGGGAGGGGCGGGGCTTGGTTGGGTTTCTTTCCCTCTCGTGTTCCTTGGGGAAGACCGCCGACGGCACCGGAGCGCACGCGCCCGGGTTCCGGTGCGTGTGTCGTTTCCGCTGGTCAGGGGTGTAGTAGTAGGTCGAGTTCTGCCCATACCGTCTTGCGGGGGACGGGGTCGAGTTCGACGCCCCAGCGGTCGGCGAGGGCCTCGACGAGGAGGAGGCCGCGTCCTGACTCGGCGTCGAGGGCGGGTGGGAGGCTGCGGGGGAGGTCGTCACCCCGAGTGTCCGTGGCCTCGATGCGGAGGGTTTTGCGGCGGGCCTGGAGTACGAGGCGGAAGTCGCGGCCGGGGAGCCGCCCGTGAGTGGCGGCGTTCGCGGCGAGTTCCGCGACGAGGTGTTCGGCGGCCTCCGTGACGCGGTGAGGCATCTCCCGGGTGCGCATCCACTCCGTGGCGAGGAGCCGGGCGAGGCGGGCGCCGCGCGGCGTGGACGACAGCAGGACGCTGAACTGCTCGGTCGGCGAGAGAAGTTGGGTGGACTTTTCCTGATTCACATCACTGAGCGTGGCGGTGCCCGCCTACCGTGAACAGTGACAGCGCTGATACGTAGGGTGACTGTCCGGGGCTTGTCGGCCGTTGTCCGGGCTGTCGGCAGTACGAAGGAGGGTGCGGCATGACGGTGGACGGCGAGGTGCGTCGGCTCAGTGGGGAAGCGGACGAGCCGGGCTGGGAGGTGGATCCGGACGACGAGTGGGGAGTGGCCGTCATCACCACGGTGGGGCGACAGTTGAGGCTGCGGCGTGAGGCGGTGGGGATGCGGGCCGCCGAGTTCGCGGTGGCGGTCGGGTACGGGGAGGACCTCGTCTACAAGGTCGAGGGCGGCAAGCGGATTCCTCGGCAGGAGTATTTGGACAAGGCCGACGAGGTGCTGGGAGCGGGCGGGCTCGTTGCGGCGGCTTGGGAGGACGTGAAGAGGGTCCGGTATCCGAAGAAGGTTCGGGAGCTCGCCAAGTTGGAGTCGCAGGCGGTGGAGGTCGGCGTCTACGAGAGCAACGGCATCAACGGCCTCTTGCAGGTTCCCGACCATGCGAGGGCGCTGTTCGAGGCAATGCAACCCCCGTACTCCCCGGACGAGGTGGAGCGCATGGTGGCCGCGCGGGTGGCTCGTGCGTCGATCTACGAACGTACGCCCGCACCTGCGCTCAGCTTCGTCCTGGAAGAGGCGGCTCTGCGCCGTCCCATCGGGGGCACAATGGTGTCGCGTCGACAGCTCGAACGTCTGTTGGAGGTGGGTGGGTTGCACAACGTCGTGTTTCAGGTGATGCCGTTGAACTGCGAGACCCACTCCGGTATGGACGGCAAGATCGAACTACTGAAGTTCGCGGACGGTTCCGCCGTGGGACGCTCCGATGGTGCGTTCAACGGTCGGCCGACCTCCGATCCCAAACACCTGCGCATCCTTGAGCTGCGGTATGGCACCATCCGGGCCCAGGCGCTCTCACCACGGGAGTCGCTGGCCTTCGTCGAGCAACTGCTGGGAGAGACATGATCCGCAAGACCACCGCTGGGGACGCCTCCGGGCT
This is a stretch of genomic DNA from Streptomyces hawaiiensis. It encodes these proteins:
- a CDS encoding helix-turn-helix domain-containing protein codes for the protein MTVDGEVRRLSGEADEPGWEVDPDDEWGVAVITTVGRQLRLRREAVGMRAAEFAVAVGYGEDLVYKVEGGKRIPRQEYLDKADEVLGAGGLVAAAWEDVKRVRYPKKVRELAKLESQAVEVGVYESNGINGLLQVPDHARALFEAMQPPYSPDEVERMVAARVARASIYERTPAPALSFVLEEAALRRPIGGTMVSRRQLERLLEVGGLHNVVFQVMPLNCETHSGMDGKIELLKFADGSAVGRSDGAFNGRPTSDPKHLRILELRYGTIRAQALSPRESLAFVEQLLGET
- a CDS encoding ATP-binding protein encodes the protein MNQEKSTQLLSPTEQFSVLLSSTPRGARLARLLATEWMRTREMPHRVTEAAEHLVAELAANAATHGRLPGRDFRLVLQARRKTLRIEATDTRGDDLPRSLPPALDAESGRGLLLVEALADRWGVELDPVPRKTVWAELDLLLHP